In one window of Leifsonia sp. NPDC080035 DNA:
- a CDS encoding putative quinol monooxygenase translates to MTTTLIATFTALPGHRDDVAGLIDGFAAVVRAEPGNLVFEPFTRTADDHDFVVYEQYRDESAFQAHLANPAGPAFNAELARHIVGGGSALDFLTPVDESGTGSEP, encoded by the coding sequence ATGACGACGACGCTGATCGCCACCTTCACCGCTCTCCCCGGCCACCGGGACGACGTCGCGGGCCTGATCGACGGGTTCGCCGCGGTGGTCCGCGCCGAACCGGGCAACCTGGTCTTCGAGCCGTTCACCCGCACCGCCGACGACCACGACTTCGTGGTCTACGAGCAGTACCGGGACGAGTCCGCCTTCCAGGCGCACCTCGCCAATCCCGCTGGGCCGGCGTTCAACGCCGAGCTCGCCCGGCACATCGTCGGCGGCGGATCGGCTCTCGACTTCCTGACGCCGGTCGACGAATCCGGCACAGGGTCCGAGCCGTGA
- a CDS encoding transaldolase family protein, whose translation MSAASTGYRLYADSADEAAVGALLDAGVVAGVTTNPTILRRASFGPADIPRLHARWTAAGARRVFFQAWGGDAAEMLARGRRLAELGPNLTVKLPATRAGFAAGRALAAEGTSVLVTAVYAPGQALGASAIGAEFIAPYLGRLNDAGRDGVAEIGRMAELLDGTGTSVLAASLRAPDAVVELAGRGVRSFTAALDVVWALLQDETSDVAARVFEEDSV comes from the coding sequence GTGAGCGCCGCGTCGACCGGCTACCGCCTGTACGCGGACAGCGCGGACGAGGCCGCCGTCGGGGCGTTGCTCGACGCGGGCGTCGTCGCAGGGGTCACCACCAACCCGACCATCCTCCGTCGTGCCAGTTTCGGACCGGCGGACATCCCGCGCCTGCACGCGAGGTGGACGGCCGCCGGCGCCCGGCGCGTGTTCTTCCAGGCCTGGGGCGGGGACGCGGCGGAGATGCTGGCGCGCGGTCGCCGGCTCGCCGAGCTCGGCCCGAACCTCACCGTCAAGCTGCCCGCGACACGCGCCGGTTTCGCCGCCGGTCGCGCGCTCGCCGCGGAGGGGACGAGCGTGCTGGTCACCGCGGTCTACGCGCCAGGCCAGGCGCTCGGCGCGTCCGCGATCGGCGCCGAGTTCATCGCCCCGTACCTCGGCCGCCTGAACGACGCGGGCCGCGACGGGGTCGCCGAGATCGGCCGCATGGCCGAGCTGCTCGACGGCACGGGGACGAGCGTGCTGGCGGCCAGTCTGCGCGCGCCCGACGCGGTCGTCGAGCTCGCCGGGCGGGGAGTGCGCTCGTTCACCGCCGCTCTCGACGTGGTGTGGGCGCTGCTGCAGGACGAGACCAGCGACGTGGCCGCTCGAGTCTTCGAAGAGGACAGCGTGTAG
- a CDS encoding LysR family transcriptional regulator, translating into MLDLRQLEALAAVHAEGSVTGAARALQWSQPTVDYHLKNLERAIGSAVLQRSPRGSVLTPVGMLLLERGNEILTLRDRALRDARELAEIGRVSIRFGMFPTAAAKLLPAVVEHLDQLGIGIDVALEEMPVLVDRVNRAELDTALVYTVPGYELPLRPRIVTTDVHPDPLLLALPVGHRLAGRTSLDVPTLLTLSDERWVFGTAVDDPMDIVVVDTFAAAGRSLDVAYRTDDFQVMLAMIAAGMGIGLVPSLVTTHAHPGLVLLPIGAPSFSRTLQLASVTEGPSATPSTAVRHLAAALRGASAALRMA; encoded by the coding sequence GTGCTGGACCTGCGGCAACTGGAGGCGCTCGCGGCCGTGCACGCGGAGGGCTCGGTCACCGGCGCGGCCCGTGCTCTGCAGTGGAGCCAGCCGACCGTCGACTACCACCTCAAGAACCTGGAGCGGGCCATCGGGTCGGCGGTGCTCCAGCGCTCGCCGCGCGGCAGCGTGCTGACGCCCGTCGGGATGCTGCTGCTCGAACGCGGCAACGAGATCCTCACCCTCCGCGACCGCGCCCTGCGCGACGCGAGGGAGCTCGCGGAGATCGGCCGGGTCAGCATCCGGTTCGGGATGTTCCCGACCGCGGCGGCGAAGCTGCTGCCGGCCGTCGTCGAGCACCTGGACCAGCTCGGCATCGGCATCGACGTGGCCCTCGAGGAGATGCCGGTGCTCGTCGACCGCGTCAACCGCGCCGAGCTCGACACCGCTCTCGTCTACACCGTCCCCGGTTACGAGCTGCCGCTGCGGCCGCGCATCGTCACAACCGACGTGCATCCCGACCCGTTGCTGCTCGCCCTGCCCGTCGGGCACCGGCTGGCGGGCCGGACCTCGCTCGACGTGCCCACCCTGCTGACCCTGAGCGACGAGCGCTGGGTGTTCGGCACCGCCGTCGACGACCCGATGGACATCGTGGTGGTCGACACCTTCGCCGCCGCCGGTCGCAGCCTGGACGTGGCGTACCGCACCGACGACTTCCAGGTGATGCTGGCGATGATCGCCGCCGGGATGGGCATCGGCCTGGTGCCGAGCCTGGTGACGACCCACGCGCATCCCGGCCTGGTGCTGCTGCCGATCGGCGCGCCCTCGTTCAGCCGCACGCTGCAGCTCGCGTCGGTGACCGAGGGGCCGTCCGCGACCCCGTCGACCGCCGTCCGGCACCTCGCGGCGGCGCTGCGCGGCGCGAGCGCGGCCCTGCGGATGGCGTAG
- a CDS encoding amino acid decarboxylase, producing the protein MLHHDLLLHAPVDDDRHASRTDAERLLRHRETPYADALERFVAREPVQLMVPGHGGDGRGMSGRLADFIGERALRFDVPMLLDDVDLGSDSPFEQALALAADAWGARRTWFVTNGASQANRTVALAVRGLGRHVLCQRSAHSSFSDGILVGGLLPSFVFPSVDRRHGISHGVSPEALELALAEAEREGRAASAVYIVSPSYFGATADVRALADVAHAHGAPLIVDGAWGPHFGFHPDLPESPVRLGADLVVSSTHKLAGSLTQSAMLHLGHGPFAERLEPLVERAFTLTASTSTSALLRASLDIARHALVTGEEYIGASIAAADDFREALRRDPRFDVLSDGFGAYDDIAAVDPLRVPIDVSATGVDAHWLRDRMAADHGIYFEMSTATTLVALIGAGKVPDLDLVHRALVDAVDAVGSAAAGGTAHGGDGRPAAACDFPELPSSGALRIAPREAFFRETEVVPAADAVGRVSADTLAAYPPGIPNIIPGEEITAEGVAFLRAVAASPTGYVRGAVNEDVSSFRVVR; encoded by the coding sequence ATGCTCCACCACGACCTCCTCCTCCACGCGCCGGTCGACGATGACCGCCACGCGTCCCGGACCGACGCCGAGCGACTGCTGCGGCACCGTGAGACGCCGTACGCAGACGCACTGGAACGCTTCGTCGCACGCGAGCCGGTCCAGCTGATGGTGCCGGGCCACGGCGGCGACGGCCGGGGGATGAGCGGCCGCCTCGCCGACTTCATCGGCGAGCGCGCGCTGCGATTCGACGTGCCGATGCTGCTGGACGACGTCGACCTCGGCAGCGACTCGCCCTTCGAGCAGGCGCTCGCGCTCGCGGCCGACGCCTGGGGCGCCCGGCGCACCTGGTTCGTGACCAACGGCGCCTCGCAGGCGAACCGCACGGTCGCGCTCGCCGTCCGCGGTCTGGGGCGCCACGTGCTCTGCCAGCGCAGCGCGCACTCCAGCTTCAGCGACGGCATCCTGGTCGGCGGGCTCCTGCCGTCCTTCGTGTTCCCGTCGGTCGACCGTCGGCACGGGATCTCGCACGGCGTCTCGCCCGAGGCCCTGGAGCTCGCGCTCGCCGAGGCGGAGCGGGAGGGGCGGGCGGCCTCCGCCGTCTACATCGTCTCGCCCAGTTACTTCGGTGCGACCGCCGACGTCCGTGCGCTCGCCGACGTCGCCCACGCGCACGGGGCACCGCTGATCGTGGACGGCGCGTGGGGTCCGCACTTCGGCTTCCACCCCGACCTCCCGGAGTCGCCGGTCCGGCTCGGCGCCGACCTGGTCGTCTCGAGCACCCACAAGCTCGCGGGCTCGCTCACCCAGTCGGCCATGCTGCACCTGGGCCACGGCCCGTTCGCCGAGCGGCTGGAGCCTCTGGTGGAGCGCGCGTTCACGCTGACGGCGTCCACCTCGACCAGCGCACTGCTGCGCGCGTCCCTGGACATCGCGCGGCACGCCCTGGTCACGGGGGAGGAGTACATCGGGGCCTCGATCGCGGCGGCCGACGACTTCCGCGAGGCCCTGCGACGGGACCCGCGCTTCGACGTGCTCAGCGACGGCTTCGGCGCCTACGACGACATCGCCGCCGTCGACCCCCTCCGGGTTCCGATCGACGTGTCGGCCACCGGCGTCGACGCGCACTGGCTGCGGGATCGCATGGCCGCCGACCACGGCATCTACTTCGAGATGTCCACCGCGACGACGCTGGTCGCGCTGATCGGCGCGGGCAAGGTGCCGGACCTGGACCTCGTGCACCGCGCGCTCGTCGACGCCGTCGACGCGGTCGGCTCCGCGGCGGCGGGCGGCACGGCACACGGCGGCGACGGGCGGCCGGCGGCCGCCTGCGACTTCCCGGAGCTCCCGTCGTCCGGTGCCCTGCGGATCGCTCCGCGCGAGGCGTTCTTCCGCGAGACCGAGGTGGTCCCGGCCGCGGACGCCGTCGGCCGGGTCTCGGCCGACACTCTCGCGGCGTACCCGCCCGGCATCCCCAACATCATCCCCGGCGAGGAGATCACCGCCGAGGGCGTCGCCTTCCTGCGCGCGGTCGCCGCATCGCCGACCGGGTACGTTCGCGGAGCGGTGAACGAGGACGTCTCGTCGTTCCGCGTCGTGCGGTAG
- a CDS encoding amino acid permease, whose translation MTTPSLRQQLFRTKPVPRDGGESGSSLKRSIGLFQLTLIGVGGTIGTGIFFILSEAVPVAGPAVIWSFIIGGIVAGLSVLCYAELSSAVPVSGSSYSYAYSTLGELPAMGVAACLLLEYGVSTAAVAVGWSQYVNELVGNLFGIQFPKELLYAPEEGGIVNVPAIVLIGLCMLLLIRGTRHSVVTNTIMVLIKIAVLIFFVAVGITGWNADHFANFAPFGFTGIMSGAGIIFFSFVGLDAVATAGDEAKNARRNLPIALIAALVIVTAVYVLVAVTALGAQPSGAFANQSAGLSAILENIVGASWPGTIVAAGAVISIFSVTLVVLYGQTRILFTMSRDGMAPKVFRKVSPRTFTPVANTIIVSVVVAILAGVLPINFLAEMTSIGTLAAFLVVSTAVMVLRRREPGLERKFRIPFGPVIPILSIVGCLWIIKDLRPVTVIVFALWTVAFLLWYLFVARKHSVIGKLIADGRLVPAGHGKYRETDADLADEQTDSATEVVENR comes from the coding sequence ATGACAACCCCCTCCCTGCGGCAGCAGCTGTTCCGGACCAAGCCCGTCCCCCGCGACGGCGGAGAGTCCGGCAGCAGTCTGAAGCGGAGCATCGGCCTCTTCCAGCTCACCCTGATCGGGGTGGGCGGCACGATCGGCACCGGCATCTTCTTCATCCTCTCCGAGGCCGTTCCGGTCGCGGGGCCCGCGGTGATCTGGTCGTTCATCATCGGCGGCATCGTCGCCGGGCTCTCCGTGCTCTGCTACGCGGAGCTGTCCAGCGCGGTCCCCGTGTCCGGCTCCTCCTACTCGTACGCGTACTCGACGCTCGGCGAGCTCCCCGCGATGGGCGTCGCCGCCTGCCTGCTGCTCGAGTACGGGGTGTCAACGGCGGCGGTCGCCGTCGGCTGGTCGCAGTACGTGAACGAGCTCGTCGGGAACCTGTTCGGCATCCAGTTCCCGAAGGAGCTGCTCTACGCGCCGGAGGAGGGCGGCATCGTGAACGTGCCGGCGATCGTCCTCATCGGCCTCTGCATGCTGCTCCTGATCCGCGGCACCCGGCACTCGGTCGTCACCAACACGATCATGGTGCTCATCAAGATCGCGGTGCTGATCTTCTTCGTCGCGGTCGGCATCACGGGCTGGAACGCGGACCACTTCGCGAACTTCGCGCCGTTCGGCTTCACCGGCATCATGTCCGGCGCCGGTATCATCTTCTTCTCGTTCGTCGGCCTGGATGCGGTCGCGACCGCGGGCGACGAGGCGAAGAACGCGCGGCGCAACCTGCCCATCGCGCTGATCGCCGCGCTCGTCATCGTCACCGCCGTCTACGTGCTGGTCGCTGTCACGGCGCTGGGAGCGCAGCCGTCCGGAGCGTTCGCGAACCAGTCCGCCGGGCTCTCCGCGATCCTGGAGAACATCGTCGGCGCCAGCTGGCCGGGCACGATCGTGGCGGCGGGTGCCGTCATCTCGATCTTCAGCGTGACCCTGGTGGTCCTGTACGGCCAGACCCGCATCCTGTTCACGATGTCGCGCGACGGGATGGCGCCCAAGGTCTTCCGGAAGGTCAGCCCGCGCACGTTCACCCCGGTCGCGAACACGATCATCGTGTCGGTCGTCGTCGCCATCCTCGCCGGGGTGCTGCCGATCAACTTCCTGGCCGAGATGACCAGCATCGGCACGCTCGCCGCCTTCCTGGTGGTCTCCACGGCCGTGATGGTGCTGCGCCGGCGTGAGCCGGGCCTCGAGCGGAAGTTCCGCATCCCGTTCGGGCCGGTCATCCCGATCCTGTCGATCGTCGGCTGCCTGTGGATCATCAAGGACCTCCGGCCGGTGACGGTGATCGTCTTCGCCCTGTGGACGGTCGCGTTCCTGCTCTGGTACCTCTTCGTGGCGCGCAAGCACTCGGTGATCGGGAAGCTGATCGCGGACGGCAGACTGGTACCTGCCGGGCACGGGAAGTACCGGGAGACGGACGCGGACCTCGCGGACGAGCAGACGGATTCGGCGACGGAGGTCGTGGAGAACAGATGA
- the lysA gene encoding diaminopimelate decarboxylase, which translates to MSTTTITAGDERVEARLGALERILPENSSVRADGVLEIGGVAVDELAAEYGTPLYVFDEAGLRRQARRFVDGLRERWPDSEVLFASKSLPAVGMYRLAHEEGVSIDVAGGGELRLALAAGVAPERIHFHGNAKTDAELTMALEAGIGTIIVDNEDELDRLARLLRRPQKLLLRVIPGIEAKTHASQATGGNTSKFGLPIDQLGHAIARIRKHPLMEFEGVHLHIGSQILDVEQFAEAVQKISTVGAFPVYDVGGGLGIAYTVDDVAPSVEEYLDAIVAAARASLPAGAKLMIEPGRSLVARAGVTLYRVVSVKRTGRTFVAVDGGMADQLDVALTQQRYEAVAADRMLEPCTESVQLVGRQCESGDLLVDGAVLPQPRVGDLVVMPATGAYGYTLANNYNGALKPAIVFVADGEARLVVRRETYDDLLATHEPAVAAGRG; encoded by the coding sequence ATGAGCACAACGACGATCACAGCGGGCGACGAGCGCGTCGAGGCACGGCTGGGGGCGCTGGAGCGCATCCTGCCCGAGAACAGCTCCGTGCGCGCCGACGGCGTGCTCGAGATCGGTGGCGTCGCCGTCGACGAGCTGGCCGCCGAGTACGGCACGCCGCTGTACGTGTTCGACGAGGCCGGCTTGCGCCGGCAGGCGCGCCGGTTCGTGGACGGGTTGCGGGAGCGCTGGCCGGACTCGGAGGTGCTGTTCGCCTCCAAGTCGCTGCCGGCCGTCGGGATGTACCGCCTCGCCCACGAGGAGGGCGTCTCCATCGACGTGGCGGGCGGCGGCGAGCTGCGGCTCGCGCTCGCCGCGGGCGTCGCGCCGGAGCGCATCCACTTCCACGGCAACGCGAAGACCGACGCCGAGCTGACGATGGCGCTGGAGGCCGGCATCGGCACGATCATCGTCGACAACGAGGACGAGCTGGACCGGCTGGCGCGGCTGCTGCGGCGCCCGCAGAAGCTGCTGCTGCGCGTCATCCCCGGCATCGAGGCCAAGACGCACGCGTCGCAGGCGACGGGCGGCAACACCTCCAAGTTCGGACTGCCGATCGACCAGCTCGGCCACGCCATCGCGCGCATCCGGAAGCACCCGCTCATGGAGTTCGAGGGTGTGCACCTGCACATCGGGTCGCAGATCCTCGACGTCGAGCAGTTCGCCGAGGCGGTGCAGAAGATCTCGACGGTCGGCGCGTTCCCGGTGTACGACGTCGGCGGCGGGCTCGGCATCGCGTACACCGTCGACGACGTCGCGCCGAGCGTCGAGGAGTACCTCGACGCGATCGTCGCGGCAGCCCGCGCCTCCCTCCCGGCGGGCGCGAAGCTGATGATCGAGCCCGGCCGCTCCCTGGTGGCGAGGGCCGGCGTGACGCTCTACCGCGTGGTGTCCGTCAAGCGGACCGGGCGGACGTTCGTCGCGGTGGACGGCGGGATGGCGGACCAGCTGGATGTGGCGCTCACCCAGCAGCGCTACGAGGCGGTTGCCGCCGACCGGATGCTCGAGCCGTGCACGGAGTCCGTGCAGCTCGTCGGCCGGCAGTGCGAGTCCGGCGACCTGCTCGTGGACGGCGCCGTGCTGCCGCAGCCGCGCGTCGGCGACCTCGTCGTGATGCCCGCGACCGGCGCATACGGCTACACCCTCGCGAACAACTACAACGGGGCGCTGAAGCCCGCGATCGTGTTCGTCGCGGACGGCGAGGCCCGCCTCGTCGTCCGCCGGGAGACCTACGACGACCTGCTCGCCACGCACGAGCCGGCCGTCGCGGCCGGTCGCGGCTGA